One region of Chlorobiota bacterium genomic DNA includes:
- a CDS encoding glycosyltransferase family 4 protein — protein MKRVFVWSTLDTPFIRDDVELLREHFAVELKIASGFRALPMIVRGVRNSDVSISWFGSVYSVPLIFFAGLFRRRSVVIIGGVDAARDPQNNYGIWRSRWKSTLLRWGLPRAHHILAVAESLAAELRQRVGCPLPQLETLPTGYAPNRWVPSGSPAEATVLCVANCDTPQRLAIKGIDLLLIAAQQLPELQISIIGIAPAVRALLPPVPSNVTILPPIPRDQLLPRYQQAMIFCQPSRREGLPNTLCEAMLCGCIPVGADVGGIGDAIGDAGFVVPPNDPEALRHALAAAAQLPQRHGLRARDRVVAKFSRSQREARLVQIITGKQP, from the coding sequence GTGAAGCGGGTGTTCGTTTGGTCCACGCTGGATACGCCGTTCATCCGCGATGATGTTGAGCTTCTGCGGGAACATTTCGCGGTGGAGCTGAAGATTGCATCGGGATTCCGTGCACTGCCGATGATTGTTCGGGGTGTGCGGAATTCCGATGTCAGCATCAGTTGGTTTGGATCGGTCTATTCTGTGCCGCTGATCTTTTTTGCCGGCCTGTTCCGCCGCCGCTCGGTGGTGATTATCGGCGGGGTGGATGCCGCCCGCGACCCGCAGAACAACTACGGCATCTGGCGCAGCCGCTGGAAAAGCACGTTGTTGCGGTGGGGGCTTCCCCGCGCCCACCATATCCTTGCCGTTGCGGAATCGCTTGCGGCAGAATTGCGCCAGCGCGTTGGCTGCCCGCTTCCCCAACTGGAGACGCTCCCCACTGGCTACGCCCCCAACCGTTGGGTTCCCAGCGGCAGCCCAGCGGAAGCAACGGTGCTGTGCGTTGCCAACTGCGACACCCCCCAGCGATTGGCAATCAAGGGGATTGATCTTCTGCTGATTGCCGCCCAGCAGCTTCCCGAACTTCAAATCTCCATCATTGGCATTGCCCCTGCGGTGCGGGCGTTGCTTCCGCCGGTTCCTTCCAACGTCACCATTCTTCCCCCGATTCCTCGCGATCAACTTCTGCCACGCTACCAGCAAGCCATGATCTTCTGCCAGCCTTCACGGCGCGAAGGATTGCCGAACACACTGTGCGAAGCAATGCTCTGCGGCTGCATCCCCGTTGGAGCCGATGTTGGGGGGATTGGCGATGCGATTGGCGATGCCGGGTTTGTGGTTCCCCCCAACGACCCCGAAGCATTGCGCCACGCGCTTGCCGCTGCCGCACAGCTGCCGCAACGCCACGGCCTTCGCGCCAGGGACCGGGTCGTTGCAAAATTCTCGCGAAGCCAGCGGGAAGCGCGGCTTGTTCAGATTATCACCGGCAAGCAGCCATGA
- a CDS encoding insulinase family protein translates to MIRNHASIARISGCRWLLIPMLAALLAPIGCASSKKQPQVIYYRGAPSNVKEFTVDGLRVILRQTDPGSQVVSAKLFIDGGLAAIPQGVSPAVQQLALQLPPLSGPGGMTKEEYRRVLDRLNSGIVPGDDRDYSVMTLRCVLENFDKSWDLFTGVIMRPKIDPVEFQNAKERLMIGLRNRFNSPEAYANYLADSAFYHGHPYGRFAQEPDVAPITEKMLLDYYKSMFVKSRVFLVVVGNIDSASLHHRVAGSFGELPQGTYIARAVPPPQNATKQTLIVRPPYGGGRAVTSYMVARYLAPNRGDSLYFPMMRLTSFLAGHMFREVRVQRNLSYAPDAEIEFGRSSYGQLTVSTTLPDSTWRVAKGDVVDLFREIVISEQSIRNGLVGWLTSNYMRQQTAESQANEMGIAELYTGSWKNAFRTLDAIRAIKPAQMNLAARRYLRNFTIVIVGNPSEIDKSNYRQTAEDASEEIDLSPEG, encoded by the coding sequence ATGATTCGCAATCACGCATCAATCGCCCGCATTTCCGGCTGCCGTTGGCTTCTCATCCCGATGCTTGCGGCGTTGCTGGCCCCCATTGGCTGCGCTTCCTCAAAGAAGCAGCCGCAGGTGATCTACTACCGCGGCGCGCCAAGCAACGTGAAGGAATTCACCGTGGATGGGCTTCGGGTTATCCTTCGCCAAACGGACCCGGGGTCCCAAGTGGTCAGCGCAAAACTTTTTATTGATGGCGGGCTTGCGGCAATCCCGCAAGGGGTCTCGCCAGCGGTGCAGCAGCTTGCGCTTCAGCTTCCCCCGCTTAGCGGCCCCGGAGGGATGACCAAAGAGGAATACCGCCGCGTTCTCGACCGCCTAAACAGCGGAATCGTCCCCGGCGACGACCGCGACTACTCGGTGATGACCCTCCGTTGCGTGCTGGAGAATTTCGACAAATCATGGGACCTGTTCACCGGCGTTATCATGCGCCCGAAGATTGACCCCGTGGAATTCCAGAACGCCAAGGAACGATTGATGATTGGCCTTCGCAACCGCTTCAACAGCCCCGAAGCCTACGCCAATTATCTGGCCGACAGCGCCTTCTACCACGGCCACCCCTACGGGCGGTTTGCGCAGGAACCGGACGTTGCGCCAATCACCGAAAAGATGCTGTTGGATTACTACAAATCCATGTTCGTGAAGTCCCGCGTCTTCCTTGTGGTGGTGGGGAATATTGATTCCGCCAGCCTGCATCATCGCGTGGCAGGCAGCTTTGGGGAACTGCCGCAAGGAACCTACATCGCACGTGCGGTCCCGCCACCGCAGAACGCCACAAAGCAGACGCTGATTGTTCGCCCACCATACGGCGGCGGGCGCGCCGTCACCAGCTACATGGTTGCGCGGTATCTGGCCCCCAACCGTGGCGACAGCCTTTACTTCCCGATGATGCGCCTTACCAGCTTCCTTGCCGGCCATATGTTCCGCGAGGTGCGGGTGCAACGGAACCTGAGCTACGCCCCCGATGCCGAGATTGAGTTCGGGCGTTCCTCCTACGGCCAGCTTACCGTCTCCACCACGCTCCCCGACTCCACATGGCGCGTGGCAAAAGGGGATGTGGTTGATCTGTTCCGCGAAATCGTCATCAGCGAGCAATCCATTCGGAACGGGTTGGTGGGGTGGCTTACCAGCAACTACATGCGCCAGCAAACCGCCGAATCGCAAGCCAACGAGATGGGGATTGCCGAGCTTTACACCGGCTCCTGGAAAAATGCTTTCCGCACGTTGGATGCAATCCGGGCAATCAAGCCGGCGCAGATGAACCTTGCCGCACGGCGATACCTGCGGAACTTCACCATTGTGATTGTTGGGAACCCATCGGAGATTGACAAGAGCAACTACCGCCAGACGGCAGAAGATGCGTCGGAGGAGATTGACCTTTCGCCCGAGGGATAG
- a CDS encoding polysaccharide biosynthesis C-terminal domain-containing protein has translation MSRLVKHLLTAFSGDAVARLLGFAATAWTAAAVHPEGFGVLSMGLALLAWALWPVDLGLNTLGIRIAATPPQQRQFAPVAILRLQCMAAVGVMLLGQLVLLLVPLSLPLRGVLQLYLLYPLTYALYVDWYHQGKRNYRAVTAGKFVSGGLYVGALMLLVKEPDQVALVPLLYFAANLAAAALLLMMADRTDLRAAAAADAGAKASGGIGGYLPLLREGFPILLGSIVGSVLQTAPLLLLGFLHGASDAGTLGVVLRVVTLLMMADRVFVALYLPRVANLWGGDRQSLQRELGRGFRLVVVAGGAIGAAATVHADAIIALLFGPLYSAAGSALQVVAWYAVATLWNSFFAYGLVGIGQQQKYMKASLLGGAVFLPIVALAIWHDGLRGAAWGIAIGEGAMALLMYLQFRRHCAVAVARPVAVGLAVAAATIVAGLMLGGGLMLLPVSLVIFFSLSLLTGNLTVADARFLRQ, from the coding sequence ATGAGCCGATTGGTCAAACACCTTCTAACAGCATTTTCCGGCGATGCCGTTGCGCGGCTGCTTGGCTTTGCGGCAACCGCATGGACGGCAGCGGCGGTGCATCCCGAAGGGTTCGGCGTGCTCTCCATGGGGCTTGCGCTGCTGGCGTGGGCATTATGGCCGGTGGACCTGGGGCTGAACACGTTGGGAATCCGGATTGCCGCAACGCCGCCCCAGCAGCGCCAGTTTGCGCCGGTCGCCATTCTTCGGCTGCAATGCATGGCGGCGGTGGGGGTGATGCTGCTGGGCCAGCTGGTCCTTCTGCTGGTTCCCCTTTCCCTTCCGCTGCGCGGGGTGCTGCAACTCTATTTGCTCTATCCACTCACCTACGCCCTGTATGTTGACTGGTACCACCAGGGGAAGCGGAATTACCGTGCGGTGACAGCGGGGAAGTTCGTTTCGGGAGGGCTGTATGTTGGGGCGTTGATGCTGTTGGTGAAGGAGCCGGACCAGGTTGCGCTGGTCCCGTTGCTCTACTTTGCCGCAAACCTTGCCGCCGCCGCCCTGCTGCTGATGATGGCGGACCGCACCGATCTGCGCGCCGCCGCCGCCGCTGATGCTGGGGCCAAGGCTTCTGGTGGAATCGGCGGCTACCTTCCCCTGCTCCGCGAAGGGTTTCCGATACTGCTGGGAAGCATTGTGGGAAGCGTTCTGCAAACCGCGCCGCTTCTGCTGCTTGGGTTCCTGCATGGCGCGTCCGATGCCGGAACCCTGGGCGTGGTGCTGCGGGTGGTGACGCTGTTGATGATGGCCGACCGCGTGTTCGTGGCCCTCTATCTGCCACGGGTTGCCAACCTTTGGGGAGGGGATCGCCAGAGTTTGCAGCGTGAACTTGGGCGCGGGTTCCGGTTGGTGGTGGTTGCCGGGGGGGCAATCGGCGCGGCAGCAACCGTCCATGCCGATGCGATTATCGCGCTTCTGTTTGGCCCGCTTTACTCCGCTGCCGGATCGGCATTGCAGGTGGTGGCGTGGTACGCCGTGGCCACCTTGTGGAACAGCTTTTTTGCCTACGGATTGGTTGGCATCGGCCAGCAGCAGAAGTACATGAAAGCCAGCCTGCTTGGCGGGGCGGTGTTTCTTCCCATCGTCGCCCTTGCGATTTGGCATGATGGCTTGCGCGGCGCGGCGTGGGGAATTGCAATCGGCGAAGGAGCAATGGCGTTGCTGATGTACCTTCAATTCCGCCGGCACTGCGCCGTTGCGGTGGCGCGCCCCGTGGCCGTTGGGCTTGCCGTTGCCGCCGCAACAATCGTTGCCGGGCTGATGTTGGGGGGCGGGCTGATGCTTCTGCCCGTTTCGCTCGTGATCTTTTTCTCCCTATCACTCCTCACCGGAAACCTTACCGTTGCCGATGCACGGTTCTTGCGCCAGTAG
- the folB gene encoding dihydroneopterin aldolase, translating to MSLIRVLGAEVYARHGVTDAERAIGGRYSFDLEIETDITLAAATDHVADTINYESAYLIARDILIGSNRRLLESLVVEIARALLRTFPTAQAVTVRLRKLSAPIDGVLRAVEVEHRECRKEA from the coding sequence TTGTCCCTTATTCGCGTTCTTGGTGCCGAAGTCTATGCCCGCCACGGTGTCACCGATGCCGAGCGTGCCATTGGCGGGCGGTATAGCTTCGATCTTGAGATTGAAACCGACATCACCCTTGCCGCCGCCACCGACCACGTGGCCGACACCATCAACTATGAGTCGGCCTACCTGATTGCCCGCGACATCTTGATTGGCTCCAACCGCCGATTGCTAGAATCGCTGGTGGTGGAGATTGCACGTGCACTGCTTCGGACCTTCCCCACGGCCCAGGCCGTCACCGTCCGCCTGCGCAAACTTTCGGCACCGATTGATGGAGTGCTCCGCGCCGTGGAAGTGGAACACCGCGAATGCCGCAAGGAAGCCTGA
- a CDS encoding insulinase family protein, with product MVHLRCVPAARRNVLRQGLAGLFLLAAFFPTLYAQTSGAGITAPEKAYSRFVLDNGLEVVVVPNHLVPIATLELATRNGSFTEGPEYAGLSHLYEHMFFKANNKYPSGEAFSAVLSANGIIFNATTREEVVYYYFTLPIENLEKGMEIMSGAAQLPAFDVAELEREREVVIGEFDRHESNPFFAFNRAMDQALWGDVVTRKQPIGQRPVIKTATPEKMRFIQKKYYIPNNCALIVAGDVDSASVHQLAEKYFSDWKEGENPFQKDPPPMAKPLTEKKLVTVPAPVDVAQVEYRFHGPSIGIDNAATYAADVFLFILRQPQSRFQRKLVESGISQGAGMGYYTQRYVGPIQVEAVCAPENIKKLQEALWEEIQAFDSPDYFTDEELETAKAILHVDHLYDSEETTDWTHTLSFWWSTTGLDYFRGYLDNLSKVTRKDIQNYIRTYVKGKNYILGIASNQQALNNLNLNKSEVLK from the coding sequence ATGGTGCATCTTCGCTGCGTCCCGGCTGCCCGCCGGAACGTGCTGCGGCAGGGTTTGGCTGGGCTGTTCCTGCTTGCGGCGTTCTTCCCCACACTCTACGCCCAAACCTCCGGTGCCGGAATCACTGCCCCGGAAAAAGCCTACTCCCGCTTCGTGCTGGATAATGGGTTGGAAGTGGTGGTGGTTCCTAACCATCTGGTCCCAATCGCTACGCTAGAGCTTGCCACGCGCAACGGCTCCTTCACCGAAGGACCGGAGTATGCGGGGTTGTCGCACTTGTACGAGCATATGTTCTTCAAGGCCAACAACAAGTATCCAAGTGGCGAGGCGTTCAGCGCGGTGCTTAGCGCGAACGGCATCATCTTCAACGCCACCACCCGCGAGGAAGTGGTGTACTACTACTTCACCCTCCCGATTGAAAACCTTGAAAAAGGGATGGAGATCATGTCCGGCGCGGCGCAGCTTCCGGCATTCGACGTTGCCGAGCTGGAGCGGGAGCGCGAGGTGGTGATTGGCGAGTTCGACCGCCACGAATCCAACCCCTTCTTTGCCTTCAACCGCGCAATGGACCAAGCCTTGTGGGGCGATGTCGTCACCCGCAAGCAGCCGATTGGCCAACGCCCGGTGATTAAAACCGCCACCCCAGAAAAAATGCGGTTCATCCAGAAGAAATACTACATCCCCAACAACTGCGCGCTGATTGTTGCCGGCGATGTTGATTCGGCCAGCGTCCATCAGCTTGCCGAGAAGTACTTCAGCGATTGGAAGGAAGGGGAAAACCCGTTCCAGAAGGACCCGCCGCCAATGGCCAAACCGCTCACCGAAAAAAAATTGGTGACAGTCCCCGCCCCGGTGGATGTTGCACAAGTGGAGTACCGTTTCCACGGCCCCTCCATCGGCATTGATAACGCAGCTACCTACGCCGCCGATGTCTTCCTGTTTATCCTTCGCCAACCGCAATCGCGCTTCCAACGGAAGCTGGTGGAAAGTGGGATTTCCCAGGGGGCAGGAATGGGATATTACACCCAACGCTACGTTGGCCCGATTCAGGTGGAAGCCGTCTGCGCGCCGGAGAATATCAAGAAGCTGCAGGAAGCATTGTGGGAAGAAATCCAGGCCTTCGACTCCCCCGATTACTTCACCGATGAGGAACTGGAAACCGCAAAAGCAATCCTGCACGTGGACCACCTGTACGACAGCGAGGAGACCACCGATTGGACCCACACGCTTTCGTTTTGGTGGAGCACCACAGGGCTGGATTACTTCCGTGGCTACCTTGATAACCTTTCCAAAGTGACCCGCAAGGATATCCAGAACTACATCCGCACATACGTCAAAGGGAAGAACTACATCCTGGGAATCGCCAGCAACCAGCAAGCCCTGAACAACCTTAACCTCAACAAGTCGGAGGTGTTGAAATAA
- the folK gene encoding 2-amino-4-hydroxy-6-hydroxymethyldihydropteridine diphosphokinase yields MPETSSVTAPSLVALSLGANIGNRIGTLRQAVRMIEQLDGVSELKVSGLYRTAPVGYTPQPEFINCAATLRTTSPPEQLLQQLRGIEQALGRQRRERWREREIDIDILVFDQRIIVTPTLVVPHPEMSNRAFVLVPLAEIAPSLRHPIFNATVAELLDQLQDKSGVERMEDGHEITADAAADLPRHIAVEGVIGAGKTTLATELAKRLEGRLVLEQFEENPFLPHFYRDPERHAFQTQIFFLLSRYRQQEAFRQPDLFHRTIVSDYLFDKDRIFASLTLSDHELALYDNVVTALEPSVPKPDVVIYLQSSVERLMANIQKRGRAMEREITTAYLEQLSEAYTRYLLRYTAAPVLIVNTDQVDLANDPEALPLLLQSLGAARAAGATPVLFPSFS; encoded by the coding sequence ATGCCAGAAACCTCCTCCGTTACGGCTCCATCGCTTGTTGCCTTATCGCTTGGTGCCAACATTGGCAACCGCATCGGGACGCTGCGGCAAGCAGTGCGAATGATTGAACAGTTAGATGGTGTTTCCGAACTGAAGGTCTCCGGATTGTACCGCACCGCACCGGTGGGCTACACCCCCCAGCCAGAGTTTATCAACTGCGCAGCCACGCTGCGGACCACCAGCCCGCCGGAGCAGCTGCTGCAACAGCTTCGGGGGATTGAGCAGGCATTGGGGCGCCAGCGAAGGGAGCGTTGGCGCGAGCGGGAAATTGACATTGACATCCTTGTTTTCGACCAGCGAATTATCGTTACGCCAACCCTTGTTGTTCCGCATCCTGAGATGAGCAACCGCGCCTTTGTGCTGGTTCCGCTTGCCGAGATTGCACCATCGCTCCGCCACCCGATTTTCAACGCCACCGTGGCCGAGCTTCTGGACCAACTGCAAGACAAGTCCGGCGTTGAGCGAATGGAGGATGGCCACGAAATCACCGCAGATGCCGCCGCCGACCTTCCACGGCATATTGCGGTGGAGGGGGTGATTGGCGCGGGGAAAACCACGCTGGCAACCGAGCTTGCCAAGCGGCTTGAGGGACGATTGGTGCTGGAGCAATTCGAGGAGAACCCGTTCCTGCCCCACTTCTACCGCGACCCGGAACGCCATGCCTTCCAGACGCAGATATTCTTTTTGCTAAGCCGCTACCGCCAGCAGGAAGCGTTCCGCCAGCCCGACTTGTTCCACCGCACAATCGTCAGCGATTACCTGTTCGATAAGGACCGAATCTTTGCCTCCCTTACCCTAAGCGACCACGAGCTTGCACTGTACGATAACGTCGTCACCGCGCTGGAGCCATCGGTCCCGAAGCCTGATGTGGTGATCTACTTGCAAAGCAGTGTGGAGCGATTGATGGCGAATATCCAGAAGCGTGGGCGAGCAATGGAGCGGGAGATTACCACGGCGTATCTTGAGCAATTATCGGAGGCCTACACCCGCTATCTGCTTCGCTACACGGCGGCTCCGGTTCTAATCGTCAACACGGACCAGGTTGACCTTGCTAACGATCCTGAGGCGTTGCCGTTGCTGCTCCAGTCGCTGGGTGCGGCGCGGGCCGCTGGGGCAACTCCGGTGCTGTTCCCATCATTTTCATAA
- a CDS encoding DNA adenine methylase, whose amino-acid sequence MLPYAQAGASAMAQGVAAPFKTQLLKWIGNKQRFAHEIIGYFPPRFGRYMEPFLGSGGVLGTLAPTSAIGSDTLKPLIEIWQTLSSSPETLKRWYQERWLQMSKGDKSTVFEKIKAAYNALPNGADLLFLSRTCYGGVIRFRQHDGYISTPCGVHAPISPTSFAARVDLWHRRTQHTEFVHADFEEVMSSAKFGDLIYCDPPYSHSQSILYGAQQFDLARLITAIESCKRRGVFVVLSIDGTKRSGGLLCDVPLPDGLFEQEALVNCGRSMLRRFQMAGETLEQEVVRDRLLLTY is encoded by the coding sequence ATGCTTCCTTATGCCCAGGCCGGAGCTTCAGCCATGGCGCAAGGGGTGGCCGCCCCCTTTAAAACACAGTTGTTGAAATGGATTGGGAATAAGCAACGATTTGCCCATGAAATTATCGGCTACTTCCCACCCCGTTTTGGGCGTTATATGGAACCATTTTTAGGCAGCGGAGGAGTGTTGGGTACGTTGGCCCCCACTTCGGCCATTGGCTCCGATACTTTGAAGCCATTAATTGAGATATGGCAAACCCTATCATCATCGCCGGAAACCTTAAAACGATGGTATCAGGAGCGTTGGCTTCAGATGAGCAAAGGGGATAAGTCCACAGTATTTGAAAAAATAAAAGCGGCGTACAATGCCTTGCCGAACGGTGCCGATTTGCTGTTTTTATCACGAACCTGCTATGGAGGGGTGATCCGTTTCCGCCAACACGATGGCTACATAAGCACCCCCTGCGGTGTTCATGCCCCTATTTCACCAACGTCATTTGCTGCTCGTGTTGATCTGTGGCATCGCCGAACGCAGCATACGGAGTTCGTTCACGCAGATTTTGAGGAAGTGATGAGTTCGGCAAAGTTCGGCGATCTGATCTATTGCGACCCCCCATACTCCCATTCCCAAAGCATCCTCTATGGTGCCCAACAATTTGATTTGGCACGGCTGATTACGGCGATTGAATCATGCAAACGGCGCGGCGTTTTTGTGGTCCTCAGTATTGACGGAACGAAGCGTTCGGGCGGCTTGTTGTGCGATGTCCCCCTTCCTGATGGCTTGTTTGAGCAAGAAGCATTGGTCAACTGCGGACGGTCTATGCTTCGGCGATTTCAAATGGCTGGGGAAACCCTGGAGCAGGAAGTTGTTCGCGATAGGCTGTTGCTCACCTATTGA
- a CDS encoding tetratricopeptide repeat protein has protein sequence MDIFGFGDDDPIEGSDPEGRDSDALRRYRRLTSGDWEEELPQDTEVLEELIEICVEKDEFPNALRFCEQLIRFAPYSSTAWLRKGMILIGLERPEEALTCLDQANLLNPLDADGMCYRGIAFDLLEEHDRAIEAYEQALEMDPENEDVLFNMAETLQHMERYEKAAAIFRSLLSSERYGSDALLELGITLGELDRLEESLQMYNRYIDTTPFNYVAWFHRGFALSQLGRLQQGIDSYAMSTAIKEDFTPAWVNMGNNLHLLGSLLEAVEAYWKTLSFDSCEGYAWCGLGNCYQEMGQYKQAVQYFAKALEHKPDSYIALRGRAECYRLTGQLQRALESYDAVLRVNDQDTDMLIGRGHVLRKLKRYQEAIECYRQVVALDPDDSATWLTMAALLNDRSNYKESLEAYEMVVKLDPTSKLGHLGCCSSHLMLGQFEQMRESLLMAMKISPDLYESFKKEFPDLAAVIGYPDTQPS, from the coding sequence ATGGATATTTTTGGATTTGGCGATGATGACCCGATTGAAGGCTCCGACCCTGAAGGCCGCGATTCCGACGCGCTGCGCCGCTACCGCCGATTAACCAGCGGCGATTGGGAGGAGGAACTGCCGCAGGATACCGAGGTGCTGGAGGAACTTATCGAGATTTGCGTCGAGAAGGATGAGTTCCCCAACGCGCTCCGATTCTGCGAGCAGTTGATCCGGTTTGCCCCGTACAGTTCCACGGCGTGGCTTCGCAAGGGGATGATTCTTATTGGATTGGAACGCCCCGAAGAAGCCCTCACCTGCCTGGATCAAGCCAATCTTCTGAACCCACTGGATGCCGATGGGATGTGCTACCGGGGCATTGCCTTCGACCTGCTGGAGGAGCATGATCGCGCCATTGAGGCCTATGAACAGGCGTTGGAGATGGACCCCGAGAACGAAGATGTGTTGTTCAATATGGCCGAGACCCTGCAGCACATGGAACGCTACGAGAAGGCTGCGGCAATCTTCCGTTCCTTGCTTTCCAGCGAGCGCTACGGGTCCGATGCACTGCTTGAGCTTGGCATTACGTTGGGGGAGTTGGACCGGCTGGAAGAATCTTTGCAGATGTACAACCGCTACATTGACACCACCCCGTTTAACTATGTCGCGTGGTTCCATCGCGGATTCGCCTTAAGCCAACTTGGGCGGCTACAGCAAGGAATTGACAGCTATGCTATGTCCACGGCAATCAAAGAAGACTTCACCCCAGCATGGGTGAACATGGGGAACAACCTCCATCTTCTTGGCAGCCTTCTTGAAGCGGTGGAAGCCTACTGGAAAACGTTATCCTTTGACTCCTGCGAAGGCTATGCATGGTGCGGGTTGGGAAATTGCTACCAAGAGATGGGGCAATACAAGCAGGCAGTGCAATACTTCGCCAAAGCCCTGGAACACAAACCGGACAGCTACATAGCACTCCGCGGACGTGCAGAGTGTTACCGGCTTACAGGCCAGCTGCAGCGTGCGTTGGAAAGCTACGATGCCGTGCTTCGCGTGAACGACCAGGATACGGATATGCTGATTGGGCGCGGCCACGTGCTCAGGAAGTTGAAGCGTTATCAGGAAGCCATTGAATGCTATCGCCAGGTTGTTGCATTGGACCCAGATGATTCCGCCACGTGGTTGACTATGGCCGCCCTACTGAACGACCGAAGCAATTACAAGGAATCGTTGGAAGCCTATGAGATGGTTGTCAAACTTGACCCAACATCCAAACTGGGCCACCTTGGGTGCTGCAGCAGCCACCTTATGTTGGGCCAATTTGAGCAGATGAGAGAATCGCTCCTTATGGCCATGAAAATCAGCCCCGATCTGTATGAGAGCTTCAAGAAGGAGTTCCCCGACCTTGCTGCCGTAATAGGTTATCCAGATACGCAGCCCTCGTAA
- a CDS encoding MgtC/SapB family protein produces MDTFESIDQLLRLAPGFALKFLVAVLCGGAIGMERETTGKPAGLRTSIIVCVGAMIFTVMSVEMAKGNAASDPTRIAAQIVSGIGFLGAGAILHEKGNIVKGMTTAAIIWLMASIGMMIGYGYLLSACVVSGAVVVMILALHRLELKIHRRLSRVYRFFIDPIPQTHERVLALLDMFEDHLGNYSMEKGSQPNAPDTLTFHFFGAKAERRQLLKALYDLDGVHLIEHHPLER; encoded by the coding sequence ATGGACACGTTTGAAAGCATTGACCAATTGCTCCGGCTGGCGCCCGGCTTTGCGCTGAAGTTTCTGGTGGCCGTGCTTTGTGGCGGGGCAATCGGAATGGAACGGGAGACCACCGGGAAACCTGCCGGGCTGCGCACCAGCATCATCGTCTGCGTTGGCGCGATGATCTTTACGGTGATGAGCGTGGAAATGGCCAAAGGGAACGCGGCCTCGGACCCCACACGCATTGCTGCGCAAATCGTCTCCGGCATTGGATTCCTGGGGGCCGGGGCAATCCTGCACGAGAAAGGGAACATCGTGAAAGGGATGACCACCGCCGCCATTATCTGGCTGATGGCCTCGATTGGCATGATGATCGGCTACGGTTATTTGCTGAGCGCGTGCGTGGTAAGCGGTGCAGTTGTGGTGATGATCCTTGCGCTGCATCGGCTGGAGCTTAAGATCCACCGCCGCCTTTCCCGCGTCTATCGCTTCTTCATTGACCCCATCCCGCAAACCCACGAACGGGTGCTGGCACTGCTGGATATGTTCGAGGATCATCTGGGTAATTACTCCATGGAAAAAGGGAGCCAACCGAACGCGCCCGATACCCTAACGTTCCATTTCTTTGGCGCAAAAGCCGAACGCCGCCAGCTGCTGAAAGCCCTCTACGATCTTGATGGGGTTCATCTTATCGAGCATCACCCCCTTGAACGCTAA
- a CDS encoding helix-turn-helix transcriptional regulator, whose protein sequence is MPKSIHREEHQILIRLLREARRDAGLRQSEMAERLGQPQSFVSKYESGERRLDIIELRNICHAIGLTLPSVVAMLEAELNTIENRP, encoded by the coding sequence ATGCCTAAAAGCATCCATCGGGAAGAGCATCAAATTTTGATTCGATTACTGCGCGAAGCACGCCGTGACGCTGGCCTACGCCAATCGGAAATGGCGGAGCGGTTGGGGCAGCCTCAGTCGTTTGTTAGCAAGTACGAGTCTGGCGAGCGTCGCTTAGATATCATCGAGCTACGGAACATCTGCCATGCCATTGGCCTAACATTGCCTTCGGTTGTTGCCATGCTGGAAGCCGAGCTGAACACCATAGAAAACCGCCCATGA